In Paenibacillus sp. BIC5C1, a genomic segment contains:
- a CDS encoding AraC family transcriptional regulator: MSKPIYKQQEELAHVIKHYSQYEGLNETAIPSLFFIRRSTVTGPKHGVYKPSLCIIVQGAKDVWLAQERFRYSPADYLVASLDLPVTSEVVEASSDAPYLALNLVFTPEQVLDVLRDSEIQGRQKKNAKRGIYVSPTELTMLDAVIRLVRLLDKPKDISILAPLYIKEILYRVLEGEHGGMLEQIALEGSATYRIRDVIERIVSSYNQTFRIEELAEIGKMSVASLHRHFKEVTAMSPIQFQKQLRLQEARRLLLSESTDAADVAFQVGYESPSQFSREYSRMFGFPPREDVKRLRAMTHQN, translated from the coding sequence ATGTCTAAGCCCATTTATAAGCAACAGGAAGAGCTTGCCCATGTTATTAAGCATTATTCACAATATGAAGGTTTAAATGAGACTGCAATTCCTTCATTATTTTTTATTCGTCGCTCAACAGTTACCGGTCCAAAGCATGGTGTTTACAAACCTTCCTTGTGCATTATTGTTCAAGGTGCCAAAGATGTATGGCTGGCACAGGAGCGATTCAGATACAGTCCAGCCGATTATCTTGTAGCCTCCTTGGATCTTCCGGTTACCTCGGAAGTGGTTGAGGCTTCCTCGGATGCCCCCTATCTGGCTCTCAATCTTGTATTTACGCCGGAGCAAGTGCTGGACGTGTTACGCGATTCCGAAATTCAAGGCAGGCAGAAGAAAAATGCCAAGCGAGGCATATATGTCAGCCCGACGGAGTTAACGATGCTGGATGCCGTAATTCGATTAGTCCGATTACTGGATAAACCAAAGGACATCTCGATACTAGCCCCCCTTTATATCAAGGAAATTCTCTACAGAGTTCTTGAAGGTGAGCATGGGGGCATGTTGGAGCAGATCGCACTTGAAGGAAGTGCTACTTATCGAATCAGAGATGTGATTGAACGGATTGTGAGTAGTTATAATCAAACATTTCGGATTGAGGAGCTTGCGGAGATTGGAAAAATGAGCGTGGCTTCACTTCATCGACACTTCAAAGAGGTTACCGCCATGAGTCCAATTCAGTTCCAAAAACAATTAAGACTGCAGGAAGCCAGGCGCCTCTTATTGTCTGAATCAACGGATGCTGCGGATGTCGCTTTCCAGGTCGGCTATGAGAGCCCTTCACAATTCAGTCGTGAATATTCTCGCATGTTTGGTTTTCCGCCAAGGGAAGATGTCAAACGTCTACGGGCAATGACCCATCAAAATTAA
- a CDS encoding aldo/keto reductase, translated as MENRSLGTTGLKVTNLCLGTMTFGNQADQNTSFHILDQAFDAGVNFIDTADVYPIGRASYAIAGATESIIGEWMKGKRDKVILATKCFGAMGPGPNDKGLSRKHIITAFDESLRRLKTDYIDLYQAHQFDPSTPLDETLRAFDQLVEQGKVRYVGVSNWRSWQVAKANGIAERKNYTRIASVQPRYNLLFRMIEEDLIPMALDEGVGVISYNPLAAGLLTGRYSNSANIEEGTRFGLGNNAGNLYQERYWQKANFDAVQRYVSWCHEHNLNPTTTAVRWVIQQPGITSAIIGASRPEQLEASLSAADVSELTQQELEWLDELWFSLPRRKELS; from the coding sequence ATGGAAAATCGTTCACTTGGAACTACGGGATTAAAGGTAACGAATCTATGCCTGGGTACAATGACTTTTGGTAATCAGGCAGATCAAAATACTTCATTCCATATTCTTGACCAGGCTTTTGATGCAGGTGTGAACTTCATCGACACAGCCGATGTATATCCCATTGGCAGGGCATCGTATGCAATCGCAGGAGCTACCGAATCGATCATTGGGGAATGGATGAAGGGTAAACGGGACAAGGTTATTCTGGCTACAAAGTGTTTTGGAGCAATGGGACCTGGTCCTAATGACAAGGGTTTAAGCAGAAAGCACATCATTACAGCCTTTGACGAAAGTCTTCGCCGCCTAAAAACGGATTATATTGATCTTTATCAAGCTCATCAATTCGACCCAAGTACACCCTTGGATGAAACGCTGCGTGCATTTGATCAGCTTGTGGAACAAGGTAAAGTTCGTTACGTGGGGGTATCCAATTGGCGTTCCTGGCAAGTGGCGAAAGCAAATGGAATTGCAGAGAGAAAAAATTACACACGAATTGCAAGCGTCCAGCCACGCTACAACTTGTTGTTTCGGATGATAGAGGAAGATTTGATTCCAATGGCTCTCGATGAAGGTGTTGGAGTGATCAGCTATAACCCACTGGCGGCTGGTTTGTTAACGGGACGATACAGTAATTCTGCAAACATTGAAGAAGGCACCCGCTTTGGTCTCGGAAACAATGCAGGAAACTTGTATCAAGAGCGATACTGGCAAAAGGCTAATTTTGATGCAGTTCAAAGATATGTTTCCTGGTGCCATGAGCATAATTTGAACCCTACCACAACAGCTGTACGTTGGGTTATCCAACAACCTGGCATTACTTCAGCTATCATCGGAGCGAGTCGTCCAGAGCAGTTGGAGGCAAGTCTGAGTGCAGCGGATGTAAGTGAATTGACTCAACAAGAGCTGGAATGGCTCGATGAGTTATGGTTTTCATTGCCTCGTCGAAAAGAGCTCAGTTAA
- a CDS encoding carboxymuconolactone decarboxylase family protein produces MSDAKEQTVAQKKIGDFAPKLVSLTDDVLFGDVWNRKELSRRERSLITVSSLITGGNTQQLRSHLDLAKQNGLTEEELIEVMTHLAFYAGWPKAMSAITVAKEVFSKEK; encoded by the coding sequence ATGTCGGATGCTAAAGAACAAACTGTCGCTCAGAAGAAAATTGGGGATTTTGCACCAAAGCTTGTGTCATTAACCGATGATGTGCTGTTTGGAGATGTATGGAATCGGAAGGAACTTTCCCGCCGTGAACGCAGTTTGATTACTGTATCCAGCCTGATTACTGGAGGAAATACACAACAATTGAGATCCCATCTGGATCTGGCGAAACAGAATGGTTTGACTGAAGAGGAATTAATCGAAGTCATGACACATCTTGCTTTTTATGCTGGTTGGCCTAAGGCCATGTCCGCTATTACGGTTGCAAAAGAAGTATTTTCAAAAGAAAAATAG
- a CDS encoding SDR family oxidoreductase → MSNIQGKVVIITGASSGIGEATAKELASRGTKLVLAARREERLKTLQLEIQNNGGEAIYKVTDVTSHEQMEELAELALGTFGKVDVLVNNAGLMPNSFLHTKKIGDWNNIIDVNIKGVLYGIGAVLPSMRARKEGHIINISSVAGHSVGAGSAVYAATKFAVRAISEGLRKEEYANNIRTTIISPGMVTTELTESITDGNFKPVVEKMYEGAIDADSIARSIAFAIEQPSDVAINEMIIRPTSQER, encoded by the coding sequence ATGTCCAATATTCAAGGGAAAGTTGTCATTATTACCGGTGCTTCCAGTGGGATTGGAGAAGCTACAGCCAAGGAACTCGCGTCCAGGGGAACAAAATTAGTACTGGCAGCTCGCCGTGAAGAACGATTAAAGACATTACAACTTGAGATTCAAAACAACGGTGGGGAAGCGATTTATAAAGTTACGGATGTAACTTCGCATGAACAAATGGAGGAACTTGCCGAGCTCGCCCTGGGTACGTTCGGAAAAGTGGACGTATTGGTCAATAACGCGGGACTTATGCCAAACTCATTCCTCCATACGAAGAAAATTGGAGACTGGAATAACATAATCGATGTCAACATAAAAGGTGTGCTTTATGGGATAGGTGCTGTTCTTCCTTCAATGAGAGCAAGAAAAGAAGGTCATATTATTAACATTTCCTCTGTAGCCGGGCATTCAGTTGGTGCCGGAAGCGCTGTATATGCAGCTACCAAGTTTGCCGTGCGAGCAATTTCTGAGGGTTTGCGTAAAGAGGAGTATGCCAACAATATCCGAACAACCATTATATCCCCAGGAATGGTTACAACCGAATTAACCGAATCCATTACTGATGGGAATTTCAAACCGGTCGTTGAAAAGATGTATGAAGGGGCCATCGATGCAGACAGCATTGCTCGTTCCATTGCATTTGCCATTGAACAACCCTCTGACGTGGCAATTAACGAAATGATCATTCGCCCTACAAGTCAGGAGCGGTAA
- a CDS encoding sugar efflux transporter, which produces MNTRIKNLFEIKGYRLFIICILLVGIGISITQPYLSLYATEVLGMSMGKFGVFMAISSLGGVLVNSLIAKRSDSGLDRKWLIILAMLSSALGYASYLVFDHFIILLIVITFFSGLGAPAMPQIYAYAQESAVASQNNDKTFAMSILRSLVSLGFLIGPLVGTVILGVLGYKALFLGTSFIYITIAFLVFFFLQRRKLVQQNKNKVKSAHTSSLKNKKIMLPFIAFIFLFAVNAMNTINTPLFIVHELQGTPMEVGLVVSISACLEIPIMLVLGSLGKKISNHALLIIGCFVGLFYYAILSLSTHSWQLIAAQLLQAIYVAIVMGNGLSYFTDLLPHSPGQSTTLYYNGSIIGRLVGNMGGGILAQFIGFRHVYWMCIAIMILSLLILWATRAHSKIKPSVGHSL; this is translated from the coding sequence TTGAATACACGGATTAAAAATCTGTTTGAGATAAAAGGATATCGTTTATTCATCATTTGCATACTATTGGTCGGAATAGGTATTTCAATTACGCAGCCATACTTATCCTTATATGCCACCGAAGTTTTGGGAATGAGTATGGGGAAATTTGGCGTTTTCATGGCGATAAGTTCATTAGGTGGAGTATTGGTCAACTCGCTTATTGCCAAACGGTCTGATAGCGGTTTGGATCGAAAATGGTTAATTATTTTGGCTATGTTATCATCTGCGTTGGGATACGCTTCCTATTTGGTGTTTGATCATTTCATTATTTTATTGATTGTCATTACTTTTTTTAGTGGATTAGGCGCACCGGCGATGCCGCAAATCTACGCCTATGCACAGGAATCAGCAGTAGCAAGTCAAAACAATGATAAAACATTTGCGATGTCTATTTTACGTTCACTTGTGTCTTTAGGCTTCCTGATAGGACCTCTTGTCGGTACAGTCATTTTGGGTGTACTTGGATATAAAGCTCTCTTTCTAGGCACATCTTTTATCTATATTACCATTGCGTTTCTTGTGTTCTTTTTCTTACAAAGACGAAAATTGGTCCAGCAGAATAAGAATAAGGTAAAAAGTGCACATACTTCATCGTTGAAAAACAAAAAAATCATGCTGCCGTTTATCGCTTTTATCTTCCTGTTTGCTGTAAATGCGATGAATACCATCAACACACCGTTGTTTATTGTTCATGAGCTTCAGGGTACACCGATGGAAGTTGGATTGGTCGTTAGTATCTCTGCTTGTTTGGAAATCCCTATTATGCTTGTATTAGGTTCCTTGGGCAAGAAGATATCAAACCACGCCTTGTTGATCATCGGTTGTTTTGTGGGGCTTTTTTATTACGCCATCTTAAGTCTATCCACCCATTCTTGGCAGCTTATCGCGGCGCAGCTCCTGCAGGCAATATATGTAGCCATTGTGATGGGGAATGGGCTAAGCTATTTCACGGATTTATTGCCTCATTCACCGGGACAGTCCACGACCCTTTATTACAATGGCTCCATTATTGGCAGACTTGTAGGAAACATGGGTGGGGGTATTCTTGCCCAGTTCATCGGATTTCGTCATGTGTACTGGATGTGTATCGCTATCATGATTTTGTCTCTGTTGATCCTATGGGCGACAAGGGCTCATTCAAAAATCAAACCATCAGTAGGACATTCACTATAG
- a CDS encoding MFS transporter, with amino-acid sequence MKTLFRNPTFCKLFIAAFASQLGTVIGNMAFAFYLVDRYSERPSLATLAELMYSLPPLAVFWIVGVIADRFDRKHIAAYSDWIRAGLTLLLLLFVHYDMLFFCFLMLFLRSSISKFFGPAEMGLLQGSIDQEQYVQASGLNQMIMGMFMLFGMSLGAAAYHYIGIKGAFIIDGVSFLISGLLLAWGDFPERARTPNGRTAIRELRLSLLFKDFWHGLRYIAGNRLLLVLISGFLFFGIVNGVFSVLPIFAMKYKLSPDNYVVHSSLITVFLGIGFLIGSIIAPHFIKRFTRTPILISGLFISSLLIGGLGTTMRIEIYLFLILLAGIAIAPINIALGSWMPELVPPQNMGRVNSLIEPIMMLGHSLALGGIALAFPVWLSVTWLHYMLAFCTLAVSFFYLKFLPSLVRNRLVYATAEKTITDGKEA; translated from the coding sequence ATGAAGACGCTTTTTCGTAATCCGACATTTTGCAAGCTGTTCATTGCAGCTTTTGCGTCGCAGCTAGGCACCGTAATTGGAAATATGGCATTCGCCTTTTATCTGGTAGACCGGTACAGTGAGCGTCCGTCGCTCGCTACGTTGGCGGAGCTAATGTACTCGCTGCCCCCCTTGGCTGTATTCTGGATCGTTGGTGTCATTGCTGACCGATTCGACCGCAAGCATATCGCTGCCTACAGCGACTGGATCAGGGCAGGGCTTACTCTGCTACTGCTGTTATTTGTTCATTATGACATGCTGTTCTTCTGCTTTTTGATGCTCTTTTTACGCAGTTCGATATCCAAATTTTTTGGTCCCGCAGAAATGGGATTGCTGCAAGGCAGCATTGATCAGGAACAATATGTTCAGGCCTCCGGCCTCAATCAGATGATCATGGGGATGTTTATGCTCTTTGGCATGAGCTTGGGCGCAGCGGCCTATCATTATATCGGCATTAAAGGCGCCTTTATCATCGACGGTGTTAGTTTCCTGATCTCTGGTCTTCTTTTAGCTTGGGGAGATTTTCCCGAACGTGCCCGAACTCCCAATGGAAGAACCGCTATTCGGGAACTGCGGCTATCACTTCTATTTAAGGATTTCTGGCATGGTCTTCGGTATATTGCCGGGAATCGATTGCTTCTCGTACTGATTAGTGGATTTCTGTTTTTCGGTATTGTAAACGGTGTCTTCTCTGTACTCCCTATCTTCGCCATGAAATACAAGTTAAGTCCCGACAATTACGTTGTTCATTCTTCGCTCATTACTGTCTTTCTGGGGATCGGATTTCTGATTGGCAGCATTATCGCTCCTCACTTCATCAAGCGCTTCACAAGAACTCCGATTCTGATATCGGGACTTTTCATTTCCAGCCTGCTTATCGGAGGACTTGGAACAACCATGCGGATTGAAATCTATCTTTTTCTCATCCTGTTGGCGGGAATCGCCATAGCTCCTATTAACATTGCGCTGGGTAGTTGGATGCCGGAACTTGTTCCCCCTCAGAATATGGGCCGAGTTAATTCATTGATCGAACCGATTATGATGCTAGGGCACTCACTGGCTTTGGGAGGTATTGCTCTCGCCTTTCCAGTCTGGTTGTCGGTCACCTGGCTGCATTACATGCTGGCATTCTGCACGCTAGCCGTCAGCTTTTTCTATCTGAAATTTCTGCCCTCTCTGGTTCGCAACCGATTGGTTTATGCAACGGCCGAAAAGACCATCACAGATGGAAAAGAAGCCTAA
- a CDS encoding TetR family transcriptional regulator: MSPRLTDSQKERRNLQILEAAKRVFTEKGYGAATLKDIIQETGMSRGWIYLYYQTKEDIFEALLDYQDADYEQYINQLMESSSSIWETVTTLYSQQWQELYRSPHGGLMPAFYEYFLVGWRDMPRRELLLERYEKGIAQFAELLRIGVEREEFSPAMDVMDISRLAASFQEGIMTHYITIGPQKANTRMQYDALMLYLKNLLHPVSMKEM, encoded by the coding sequence ATGTCACCCAGATTAACAGATAGTCAAAAAGAACGGAGAAATCTGCAAATCCTTGAAGCAGCCAAACGGGTGTTTACCGAAAAGGGTTATGGCGCTGCAACGTTAAAGGATATCATTCAGGAAACCGGAATGAGCCGTGGCTGGATTTACTTGTATTATCAGACCAAAGAGGATATTTTCGAGGCATTACTGGATTATCAAGACGCAGATTATGAACAGTATATCAATCAGCTAATGGAGTCCTCTTCCTCCATATGGGAAACGGTGACTACACTTTATTCCCAGCAGTGGCAGGAGCTTTATCGCTCTCCCCACGGAGGATTGATGCCTGCGTTCTATGAGTACTTTCTGGTCGGATGGCGGGATATGCCACGCCGCGAGCTGCTTCTTGAACGATATGAAAAAGGAATCGCACAATTTGCGGAGCTGCTTCGGATCGGTGTGGAACGTGAAGAATTCTCACCTGCCATGGATGTTATGGATATCTCGAGACTTGCTGCTTCCTTTCAGGAGGGCATTATGACCCACTACATCACAATTGGTCCCCAAAAAGCGAACACTCGAATGCAATATGATGCCCTGATGCTTTATTTGAAAAATCTGCTCCATCCAGTATCGATGAAAGAGATGTAG
- a CDS encoding MurR/RpiR family transcriptional regulator, whose protein sequence is MKILTQLTDMNNFTPNEKSIASYILTHKELMLHLNIQELAKATYTSHSAINRLTHKLGLSGFKEFSIKLAREFQQNAQNISNVDPNYPFAIGESSLQVAKDIAELMKETIEKNFAFMDEASLTEAAHLLDQAKRIFIYALGDSQIRAKSFQNKLIKINKYVVITTELSEWAYHTINLTPQDCAIFLTYHEKSPIFLKAAQHFSHEKIPFITITANHQSELAKFSRICIQVPNDETKHAKIGTFSSQIAFDYVLNVIYSCIFQIDYAKNMQMTTYSLKNFNLDE, encoded by the coding sequence TTGAAAATATTGACCCAATTAACAGACATGAACAACTTTACACCAAATGAAAAAAGCATCGCTTCTTATATTCTGACTCATAAGGAGTTAATGCTTCACTTGAATATTCAGGAGCTTGCCAAAGCCACATACACGTCACATTCTGCTATCAACCGCTTGACTCATAAGCTTGGACTTTCAGGGTTTAAGGAGTTCAGTATAAAGCTTGCTCGAGAGTTTCAGCAGAATGCTCAGAACATCTCCAATGTTGATCCCAATTATCCCTTCGCAATTGGTGAATCTTCACTCCAGGTGGCAAAAGATATAGCTGAACTAATGAAAGAAACGATTGAGAAAAACTTTGCTTTTATGGATGAAGCCTCTCTAACAGAAGCAGCCCATTTGCTGGATCAGGCGAAACGAATCTTCATCTATGCGTTGGGGGATTCCCAAATCCGCGCGAAGAGCTTTCAGAATAAGTTGATTAAAATCAATAAATACGTCGTGATTACAACAGAGCTATCTGAATGGGCCTACCACACCATAAATCTTACCCCACAGGATTGCGCCATTTTTTTGACCTATCATGAAAAATCGCCCATTTTCCTAAAGGCAGCCCAACATTTCTCGCATGAAAAAATACCATTTATCACGATTACCGCAAATCATCAAAGTGAGTTGGCCAAATTCAGTAGGATCTGTATCCAAGTTCCGAATGATGAAACAAAACACGCAAAGATCGGTACTTTTTCATCGCAAATTGCTTTTGATTACGTATTAAACGTGATATATTCCTGTATATTTCAAATTGACTACGCCAAAAACATGCAAATGACTACATATTCTTTAAAGAATTTCAATTTGGATGAATGA